The following DNA comes from Papaver somniferum cultivar HN1 chromosome 4, ASM357369v1, whole genome shotgun sequence.
TCGCTATCCCCCAGGATGCAAAATTCCTTGCTCTGCCGATATTAAAACCGTTAACACCAAAAAATCATTGTTGTACCAACAAAGGTAATTTTATTCTTTACGCTATTCAAAAGGACGCGGAGAAACCTTCCGTTGGTTGGCTAAAGAAGAAAATAACAATGACGGTACAAAACTCAAATACTTGGTTAAATTCGGAAACCGAATAATATCACAAATATGAGTCATTGCTAATACGTACCTATTTTGAATATTTCTTcctttccaacaataattatttatgCTATCAATAGCACAGAGGCATATGATAAGATGTCTAACTTCTCCTTTAATAAATTCTAATTAAAACAGAAAACAAGTTAGACATAATAAGAATTGCGTATACATAACTACTTAATAATAGTTGAATTTAATATGTAAAGACTGAAGAGAATTATCCTTTTCCGTATCGTCAGCCATTGCCGATTCCCGTAGAGCAATTCATGCTGATAACGTTTTGTATTATCAACAACTTTGAGCATCCATACTTGAACGTAATATGGATCACTAATTAATGGTGTGTTAAGATAAATGTATGCCCTATTACTGCAATCAAATAAATGAGAGGAAGAAAAGAGAATTTCATTTCTCTAGGAGTCATAAAACTGATGCTCCAAAACCGGAGTAATAATAAGACACTATTTTTTTTACTCGGTGTAATAACAAGACACTAGAGGACTATTTATAGTTAGGGTtgcacatactccggtacggTCCGGTTttcttatggaaccggtccctgtacttggtgttgaccggtacctcattttgaggaccggtacctgtacttgtacctaGAGTTATACCGGTCctccggtaccggtccggtacaagaccggtaccgggttttttacctgaaaaatattacaaaatataatacaacatttccataagttcaatgttcaacaatccaaaataagttcaggttGCATACATATTTAAGTTCAACATTTTGTAtaacttcaaaacaacaatccaaaataagttcatAAGTTCAGTTTGCCAAAAagtaaaaacaacatttccactACCATATAAGTCTGTCTACGACAAGTCGACAAGAAATAATGGATGGTTGCACAGCCTGCACTTGCAAGTTGCAATCCTAGGCCACAAATCTGCACTTTCCCCTCCAATAAGGCCATTGATTGGATAGGACAACCTCAACCTGTGTGTATTACAAGTTTACAACCAGTTCAAAACAAATAGCAAGCAAATACATAAGAAGTTCATAACTACAGTTGAATTTGTGCAGATTGAATATTTTCAGTCCATTCATTTCCATACATTACATATTCTCatacacaccccaatacttattGTACTTGGCAAACATACAGTATACAGACTCAATATTATCAACAAATCCAAGTTAGGAAATACCTCCAGTGAGACATACACATAGTGATACTGTCATACATACTCATACAAGAAAGATACAACTAATTGCAAAACCATTCATAGAATCACAGTTAATCAGTTATCACTTCTCACACAGTAGTACAGAGTACAATCAATCTATGTATTCATTATAACATATTAACATGTATTGCTCAATCAATCtgaattctcaaaccctaaattgatctCAAACTCTCAATCAATGTCAAACCCTAAATCATTTACATCAACAAGGTTAATCTCATAAGATAGATTGCTCAattagaagaacaagaataagtaAAGACTGTAAAGTACCTTGGAAACAAAAAGGTTTAGATTGAATCTGATAGACGAAGAAAAAATTGGTATCCTTGGCAGTCACCACTTAACCTGCGTGAGTATAAACACTAGGGTTAGTTGATTAGTCAAGCGATAGCTACTTAAAATCGTTTACAATTCCTAGGGTTTCCTTTTGTTGAAACAGAAAGGAAATCGAAAAGATTACCTGATTGATTGATAGCTACTAACTAGTAAGACTTGAATCACTTGATGATGATCGTGAATTGGTGATTTCCTGATTGATTGGTGAGGGTAGCCGTAGTTACTCAGAGATGAAGAGGCTGCTCTTCATAGCTTCACTGCTTCAGAGagaaaaaaaacgaagaagaaagaaaactgagAGTGAGAGAGTTACCAGAGTTAGCGATTAGTATTAGGGTTATCTatattggacggataggattaaaACTAGTTAGGATCTTAACGGCTGAAATTAAACGGTACATATGGGCCGGTTCCTACCGGTACTCCCCCTaaaaccggtgtctgtaccggtctaGACCGGTTCTCAACTTCCAGTACCAGTGTCTGTACCGGCTAGACCGGTTCCGGTCCGGTACCGGTTCGGTATTTCCGGTTCCACTCCGGTCCAGGTCCTCCCAACCGGTTCTTGTACAGCCCTATTTATAGTAGTCCTATACATGCGTAGGAGTACCGAGTACAAGACTTTGCCACTTAACACAACAGGTGGCAAACTATAAATAACATGTAAATTACATTCTTATCCTCTAATGGAATGATAACCATTACCCACATTTTCCATCCCTATTAGTAGTGTGTGCCGCAGTATTTGGCGTGAGGTGGTCAGCCAATTAGAAGGTGACATTTATAACAGGAAACAAAATCTAAACGTGAACAGGAGAGAAAACAAGAAAGTGAAGCATACAaacttatttgtgtttttttttctaaaagaaacaaTTTCATTTTTGTGTTTCTCTCTAGAACCCCAGGGTTTTTATAGGAGATAAAAATCCAATCTTAATCTTATCGTGTATTTGTTGGTTAGGAATTTTAACAGGGAATTTTATTTTGGCGGACGTCCATGATTTTAGCTTTCATATTTAAgattttaattataatttttctttttttttttagattttaaattctTTTAAAATATATCCACATATGAAATTCTTTTAAAATCCTATATATTTGCTGTATGCGCAGACCCTATACATAAAGGGTCCATGTAGGATGTTGCACCATCGGTTGGAGATGCTCTCATGAAATATCCAATTTAAAAGACAGATTTAGATGCTGAATGTGAAGTTTAGTGCTGGTGCGTGCGACTTTCATACTCTCCTACCACCACATAAGACTAACAGCTTCCCCGGCAAGCTCCTTCAACACCTTTACCACAACCTCGTCGCTGCCCAGGGAACTAACTGTGATGCCTTGGGATTGGAGCAACCTGACATCCTCAGCTGAGTCTACAAGAGTGTCTATGAGGTAATTATACGAGTTCATATCTCTTCCGATTCCCACCCGAAGCTCATACGCTAACAAATTCAGAAGTGTAGACGCATTGTAGTCGTTGATGATTATGGAGGGAAATTGCGGAGTTGCAATGTTTTTGTCGAATTTGATGCCCTGGTAACTCCAGGCCTTTTTAAATTGGACAGCAGACTGGTGATAAAGCTCTGATGCACATCGTTTTACGATCATCTCCTCCTCAAATTGTTTGCCTCCTCTAAGTAGTCCTTTCATATACATGTCTAGCAGGTGAAGCCCTGGACCTTCATTAGGAGCAAACATCATCCAGGATAAAACGCGATTTACCTGGTGCACAGCCAAAAGAAATTACATGCCAAGTATAACATTATAGTTGGGCAGCGATATATATTGGAGCTAAAACATATTTACAATGAAGGTTAGAAACAATAACTAGGACTTATAATTCTTCCTAATCAGTCACCATTCACCACATAAGGCAGTTGATTCTCCACCAGCAACAAGTCATGCATTACAGAATTATTGTTAACTATCGTACCGTGGTAGCTAAACATGGGGTTATTAAGAGCATAACTATTTATTTCATGGTAGTTTGCCACAGCAGCCAAAAATTCAAGAATGAAGTCTGTCCTGGATCATTAGCTCAGCGAATCAATTATCCTCTACCCACTCCTTCTGCAGCTGCCGAGCATATGACTCCCTGAGGAGCAGTAACTATTTAATCAAACACTATCTTATTCAAATCGAACTCAAATCTTCACATGGAAAATTCAAAATCGAattaataaaagataagaaaagcAGGAaatcttgaatatttacttacgAAGGACTCTATTAATATCTTACTCTTTTAATAGTGCCAGCTTATAGGACTGAACGGGCTCTCCCCCTCTTTTACAAAATGACAAAGTGCTTTTCTTTTGTGGACTTCCATTGGCTTCAAACGAGGCTTAGAGAAGTGGTAAGGACCGATGGACACCGCTTGAGGCTCATAGGCTTTCACATTCCTATCTTTAACGAAGATGGGCAATTCGAATACGCACTCCTCCTTCCAATGCTCTTCCTCCCTGTTAGGTTCTGTCAGTTGGAGTTCTCTGGTTACACTACTTGACCATGGTTTCTTGGTTTAATCTGCGTTCATCGTGAAAATATTAAACAATGCTATTGATCTCTAACttcgagaagaaagaagaaaacaaagatggCAGCAATTGTATTTGATGTTTGTATACTGAGTGCAAATCGAGTAAAATACCTGCTTGATGATTCCTTGCTTGCACTGGTATCTATgacaaagcaataaaataaaataaaaaggagaCAGAACTCTTGCTCAACCATTATTGCTCAGACTAGACCAGGAGATCCTAATCTTCTTGTTCTGCAGAGAACAGATTTACGCTTAACATTCAATATTTACCAATAATATAGTTAATATACCACCAGTGAGTATAATGACAGATTATCTGTGCACACATTTCCTTCAACTGGCACTCTGCAGTAGTAAGGACACTTGAACTGAGAATCTCCTGCCCAAGGTAATATCAAGTACTGGAAACAGGAGGCAAGCAAATGAAGAATAATTTTAAGTTTATAACCAAATACAAAATTCAAAACCAGTCCTCCAACGACGGAATTCAACTGCTTAATTTAATTTCTTTAAGTTTCATCCTCTGACAATTGTTTAGATAATAATAAGAGCATCATTCTGTGAAAAACTATAGATACAAAAATACAAGAACATAgatttcccttataaataaatTACTTGACGTAGCTCATTGAAAAAATAAAACCTTACAGATTTTCTGAGGTTGGACTGAGTATCAGAGTAAAGATCAAAGAGAGTGCCTATCGATCTGCCTAAAATCAAACTGAGTGTTTCATATTCATTACTGATCACTGAGTGCTATAAGTTGTTCGACTACACATGGATCCGCAAGAGTGCTTGTATCCCCAAGTTCATCCAACTGCCTCGAAGCAATTTTTCTAAGGATCCTTCTCATAATTTTTCCACTTCTTGTTTTTGGGAGTCCAGGTGCCCAATGAATCTTATCGGGGGCAGCAAATGCACCAATCTAATACAGAGCGCTTAAAATGGGTTACAGTCATCCATGAGCAAGCACAAGCATACAACAAAACAATATCATGTTTTTTAGGACAATGCgctgatatatctttcttcaacGGGATCATACCTGTTTTCTAACTGCTAGTGTGAGGCTTTTCTTGAGTTCCTCACTGTAAGGGACACCCTCCACTAGTGTGACGAAGGCGTATATACCCTGTCCTTTGACCTAGCAAATAGCAACAGAAAGTTGATCAGGAGCAATATTTATGACAAATCAAGGTGCGCTTCGAAGCTTTTTCAACAAAGAAGAAGCGTATAGGCCTCAATTTTCAAACACAAACCCTGAAGTCTAGATTTGTAGTGAACAGCACTAGATGCACACAACATTTTTACAAATTGTAGGaggcaaaaacaaaaacaaaatattgtgtgtttgtgtgtgtgtgagagagagagagagagagagagagagaacctCATGTTCAACACCAACTACAGCAGCTTCAGCACATTGGGGGTGTGAGACCAAAGCAGATTCAACTTCCGCTGTACCAATCCGGTGCCCACTGATATACCATCAGAACAAAACAAACGGGTAAATTACCATAGAGACGGTAATCAAATTACTTTATCCACACCCTAATTAGACACCTAAGAGTAATCTTCTCCGTAACCCACATCCTACTTACGAGGCCTAATACCAATGAACGCTACAGAAAGAGTCAAAAGTGCAGAATGTACCTGACATTGATAACATCATCAACTCTTCCAGTGAGCCAGTGATAGCCATCTTTGTCCCTATAAATGAGGACCAAACAAGTCCATATAAATTTAAAACTATTCAGATGTTGTGTAAGTTACCAAAAAGCAGTTCAACCATTTCCCATATTTACCTGCTGCAACCATCACCAGTAAAATAATAACCTGGAAATGGCTTAAAGTATGTTGTTTCGTATCTATCATGATCCCCATAAAGAGTACGAAATGCCCCTGGCCATGAGTTTTTCACACAAAGATATCCACTACACTCACCATCAATCTCAGTTCCCTTCTCATCAACAATTACAGGCTGCAATTTTCATTCCATTATATTACAGTTCGAAGTAAATTTTTATAGAGGAGGGCTAGTCAGTGTGTTAGTTATTGGTACATACCAGAACTCCAAAAAAAGGAAAAGTAGCAGAACCAGGCTTTTGAGGCCAAGCACCAGGTAGGGGTGTAATCTGCATAGAACAGAAAGGATGAAGCATGCACATTAAAATCATGTAGATGAGTTGGTAAGAAGGAAAATGTGAAAGACTGAGGtataataaacaaaacaaaacaaaaaaagagatACCATGAAGCCCCCAGTCTCAGTTTGCCACCAGGTATCTGAGATAGGGCATCTTGAATCTCCAACCACATTGAAGAACCACCTAATAAACAAAGCAATGACTTAAATCCTTCACATTATGAGAACATGATATGTTCCAAATCAGATAGCAATCAAAATTAGATACCTCCAAGCACTTGGGTTAATAGGCTCTCCAACGCTTCCAAGGACTCGCAACGATTTGCGAGAATAACGAGTAacaaactgcaaatgcaaaatgTCTGTAATCAGTAAACGATCAACAatataaactaaaaaaaatatgTGATTTATGTTCTAGAATATAAGAAACTAATTAGATGGCAGTTGACAGCCCCATCCCCCTATCCCAACCCTAAGATTTTAACAAAATTGGATAATAGATATTATAAAGTGAAATAAAAAAACGTCTCCTAAAAAACTCACCTAGAGTTAGAGGTAAAATCGTAAAAGTAACACGTCCCCAGCAAGAATTTTGAACAAGAGGGAAAATTGAAAGATTAATTTCCAAGCAAGCCATAATTATGCTTATACCCACTTGTGAAAAGATTTAAGTTGGCAC
Coding sequences within:
- the LOC113271454 gene encoding putative UPF0481 protein At3g02645 — translated: MLLITPCLATTVNRVLSWMMFAPNEGPGLHLLDMYMKGLLRGGKQFEEEMIVKRCASELYHQSAVQFKKAWSYQGIKFDKNIATPQFPSIIINDYNASTLLNLLAYELRVGIGRDMNSYNYLIDTLVDSAEDVRLLQSQGITVSSLGSDEVVVKVLKELAGEAVSLMWW